One part of the Chryseobacterium sp. 7 genome encodes these proteins:
- a CDS encoding AraC family transcriptional regulator, with the protein MNPISVLHINLFQAGKNTSDFYFNTMKNHLVVGHRHIEKPHRHDFYAAVLFTKGTGVHEIDFQKYDVSEGSFFFLSPGQIHSWELSEDIEGYIFFCSQEFYEMYYVNQKLRNFPFFGSVSFPRKLQLDALELKRNIALFQELGKEHQAKNIMKEGFILSLMSQIFINATRLFSRDFDPMNSTAGLSYFKHYQDFENLIEQHFAEQKSITYYSSLMGISSKHLNRIVQTVVQKTATDVITERVVLEAKRMLMYLDESLVEIAFRLGYEEYSYFVRVFRKSSGMTPTQFMRKYKA; encoded by the coding sequence ATGAATCCGATCTCAGTTCTTCATATCAATCTTTTCCAGGCGGGTAAAAATACTTCAGATTTTTATTTTAATACGATGAAAAATCATTTGGTAGTGGGGCACCGTCATATTGAAAAACCTCACAGGCATGATTTCTATGCCGCAGTTCTTTTTACGAAAGGAACAGGAGTACATGAAATTGATTTCCAAAAATATGATGTTTCCGAGGGAAGCTTTTTCTTTTTGTCACCAGGGCAGATTCACAGCTGGGAACTTTCTGAAGATATTGAAGGGTATATTTTCTTTTGCTCTCAGGAGTTTTATGAAATGTACTATGTGAATCAGAAGCTTAGAAATTTTCCCTTTTTCGGATCTGTATCTTTTCCAAGAAAACTTCAATTGGATGCTCTGGAACTGAAAAGAAATATTGCTTTATTTCAGGAATTGGGGAAAGAGCATCAGGCTAAAAACATTATGAAAGAAGGCTTTATTTTATCATTAATGTCCCAGATTTTCATCAATGCTACCCGGTTATTTTCAAGGGATTTTGATCCCATGAATTCCACTGCCGGACTTTCTTATTTTAAGCATTACCAGGATTTTGAAAATTTGATTGAACAGCATTTTGCAGAACAGAAATCAATTACCTATTATTCTTCTTTAATGGGAATTTCATCTAAACATTTAAACAGGATCGTACAGACGGTTGTTCAGAAAACAGCCACAGATGTTATTACAGAAAGGGTAGTGCTGGAAGCCAAAAGAATGTTGATGTATCTGGATGAAAGCCTTGTTGAAATTGCTTTCCGGTTAGGATATGAAGAATACTCCTACTTTGTAAGAGTATTCCGGAAAAGCTCCGGAATGACTCCTACTCAGTTTATGAGGAAATATAAGGCTTAA
- a CDS encoding DUF6443 domain-containing protein — protein sequence MKNIFIALSIFVIGQSYAQTATENYIRSREYLEPVTDTSTTAKRIETVQYFDGLGRPKQTVNVKASPLGKDVVNHIEYDGFGRQLKEYLPVPQPSTQNGNFYSNPLSNATQPDIYGSEKIYSEIKMENSPLDRIQQKINVGTDWSGKPVKFIYSTNSDGEVRKYYTTPTTWQENKTNSVLKVADNNSSNGYYLPQQLYKNSVIDEDGNTVIEFRNHEGQIVLERRMLNSSENADTYYIYNDYNKIAFIITPKASESIKNISPGTIISDLVRNDFCYQYSYDKRLRLVEKKLPGKGIEYFIYDRQDRVVATRDANLGNKGQWLYTKYDQFGRVAFTGMFSGGTRVSEQTLADGFISNNVKRTTNVFFNREGMDVFYDPNGTYPNVGWVKLMSVNYYDSYPSYSFNPIFPVNILGTAVVSDSQNDNVNTNNLSVVSLLKNIEDDNWTKNYTYYDTKGRVIGSHSINHLGGYTHIESKLDFTGIMKQSITRHKRLNSDTERVIVETFDYDNQNRLLVHKHKVDSSPEEILAQNKYNELSQLESKKVGGVTVSSPLQQIDYKYNIRGWMTQINDPSNLNGKLFGYKVKYTNPVYSNISPGKYNGNIAEIDWNIATVNNLKRYNYTYDKLNRLTDGEYAEPETTNPHNKNFDERLVYDLNGNITFLKRNALPVYGTTSTQVDDLEYKYTGNRLDQVIESSLNDSGYEGGNNIIDYDLNGNMTSLMDKGINTIVYNYLNLPTSYSILNNKFGLLTYIGLEYLYSADGSKLRKTYSSRPLRGQTSNTIIDYLDGFQYSYRDGGGLCLECRTEKAFEEQAYRNINTFPGIGGTPEWKLDFVPTSEGFYSFIENRYIYQYRDHIGNTRVSFAKNNEGILEVTDTNNYYPFGLNHIEGMFSNSNFGGYYSYKYNGKELQETGMYDYGARMYMPDLGRWGVIDELAEKFNNNSPYNYVVNDPINGFDPDGRDVIFLADSKAVPIAGHGAVIVGNERDGWYYYSMNGTGEGSSPYGDAKNADVGTFLGTGLSPKQAMLKANTINPVPSEKHHYDKFVTVKTTKEEDVKIKAAAAKAASAEKYCVIGQSCATVMLDSLNKIIDIRSNNAWYVPKVRDPAPNNIMDYFNKNKGGGINFLNRFLLPADKEIKIRKVGVLTVGPVIPVDKNGKDIKK from the coding sequence ATGAAAAATATTTTTATTGCGCTAAGTATATTTGTCATTGGACAAAGTTATGCGCAGACAGCAACAGAAAATTATATACGGTCAAGAGAATATCTTGAACCTGTAACAGATACAAGTACAACGGCCAAACGAATTGAAACAGTTCAATACTTTGACGGATTAGGGCGACCAAAGCAAACTGTTAATGTAAAAGCTTCACCATTAGGAAAAGATGTAGTAAATCATATTGAGTATGACGGATTTGGAAGACAATTAAAAGAATATCTTCCTGTACCTCAGCCCTCAACTCAAAATGGTAATTTCTATAGTAATCCACTTAGTAATGCAACTCAGCCAGATATATATGGATCCGAAAAGATTTACTCTGAAATTAAAATGGAAAATTCTCCTCTTGATAGAATTCAACAAAAGATTAATGTTGGTACAGATTGGAGTGGAAAGCCAGTTAAGTTTATTTACAGTACAAATTCAGATGGTGAAGTAAGAAAATATTATACTACACCAACAACTTGGCAGGAAAATAAAACCAACTCAGTTTTAAAAGTAGCCGATAATAATTCTTCAAATGGTTATTATCTTCCACAGCAACTCTACAAAAATAGTGTTATTGATGAGGATGGAAATACAGTAATTGAATTTAGAAATCATGAAGGACAGATTGTGCTAGAAAGGAGGATGTTAAATTCAAGTGAAAATGCAGATACTTACTATATTTATAATGACTACAATAAAATAGCATTTATCATTACTCCTAAAGCATCCGAAAGTATCAAAAATATTTCCCCGGGTACAATAATATCTGATCTCGTACGGAATGATTTCTGTTATCAATATTCTTATGATAAGAGATTACGCCTAGTAGAAAAAAAATTGCCTGGTAAGGGAATTGAATATTTTATCTATGACAGGCAGGACAGAGTAGTTGCAACAAGAGATGCGAACTTGGGAAATAAAGGACAATGGCTATATACAAAGTACGATCAGTTCGGAAGAGTAGCTTTTACAGGCATGTTTTCTGGAGGAACAAGAGTCTCCGAGCAAACTTTGGCAGACGGTTTTATATCCAATAATGTTAAGAGAACTACCAATGTTTTTTTTAATAGAGAAGGGATGGATGTTTTTTATGATCCAAATGGCACATATCCTAATGTTGGATGGGTTAAATTAATGTCGGTGAATTATTATGACTCCTATCCTTCATATAGTTTTAACCCTATATTTCCGGTAAATATTTTAGGAACAGCCGTTGTATCTGATTCACAAAATGATAATGTGAATACGAATAATTTATCTGTTGTATCTTTATTAAAAAATATTGAAGACGATAACTGGACAAAGAATTATACCTATTATGATACGAAAGGAAGGGTTATCGGAAGCCATTCCATCAATCATTTAGGAGGATATACTCATATAGAATCCAAATTGGATTTCACAGGCATTATGAAACAGTCCATAACAAGACACAAAAGGCTTAATTCTGATACAGAAAGAGTTATTGTAGAAACTTTTGATTATGATAATCAAAACAGGCTATTGGTGCACAAGCATAAGGTTGACAGTAGCCCGGAAGAGATTCTTGCTCAGAATAAATATAATGAACTTTCTCAGTTAGAATCTAAAAAAGTAGGAGGTGTTACAGTTTCTTCTCCACTTCAACAGATTGATTACAAGTATAATATTCGTGGTTGGATGACTCAAATTAATGACCCTTCTAATCTCAATGGAAAGCTGTTTGGTTATAAAGTAAAATATACAAACCCAGTCTATTCAAATATTTCTCCCGGTAAGTATAATGGGAATATTGCTGAAATTGATTGGAATATAGCTACTGTCAATAATCTCAAAAGATATAATTATACTTATGATAAACTTAATAGATTAACTGATGGTGAATATGCAGAACCAGAAACGACAAACCCACACAATAAGAATTTTGATGAACGTTTAGTATATGATTTAAATGGAAATATTACATTTTTAAAAAGAAATGCTTTACCCGTTTATGGGACAACTTCTACCCAAGTGGATGACCTTGAATATAAATACACAGGAAACCGTTTGGATCAGGTGATTGAAAGTTCTTTAAATGATTCTGGTTATGAAGGAGGAAATAATATTATTGATTATGACTTGAATGGGAACATGACAAGTTTGATGGATAAAGGAATTAATACTATTGTTTATAATTATCTTAATTTGCCTACTTCATATTCAATTTTAAACAATAAGTTTGGTCTTCTTACATATATAGGTCTGGAATACCTTTATAGCGCAGATGGAAGCAAACTGAGAAAAACTTATTCTAGCAGACCCTTGAGAGGGCAAACTAGTAACACTATAATTGATTATTTGGATGGGTTTCAGTATTCATATCGAGATGGTGGAGGGCTATGCCTGGAATGCCGCACTGAAAAGGCCTTTGAAGAACAGGCATATAGAAATATCAATACCTTTCCTGGGATTGGTGGAACACCTGAGTGGAAGCTTGACTTTGTTCCTACTTCTGAAGGATTTTACAGTTTTATAGAAAATCGTTATATTTACCAATATAGAGATCATATTGGTAATACCAGAGTAAGTTTTGCTAAAAATAATGAAGGTATTCTTGAAGTTACAGATACAAATAACTACTATCCATTTGGTTTGAATCATATCGAAGGAATGTTTAGTAATTCTAATTTTGGAGGATATTATAGTTACAAGTATAATGGAAAAGAGTTGCAGGAAACAGGAATGTATGATTATGGAGCAAGAATGTATATGCCAGACCTAGGAAGATGGGGTGTGATTGATGAACTTGCTGAAAAATTTAATAATAACAGTCCTTATAATTATGTTGTAAACGACCCCATCAATGGCTTTGACCCAGATGGAAGAGATGTAATATTTCTTGCAGATTCTAAAGCAGTACCTATAGCCGGACATGGAGCTGTTATTGTAGGAAATGAAAGAGATGGTTGGTATTATTATTCAATGAATGGAACGGGTGAAGGAAGTAGTCCATATGGTGATGCTAAAAATGCAGATGTTGGAACATTTTTAGGAACAGGATTAAGTCCTAAGCAAGCGATGTTAAAAGCAAATACTATTAATCCTGTTCCTAGTGAAAAACATCATTATGATAAATTTGTTACAGTTAAAACAACGAAAGAGGAGGATGTAAAAATAAAAGCAGCAGCAGCTAAGGCAGCAAGTGCAGAAAAATATTGTGTTATTGGTCAATCTTGTGCAACGGTGATGTTGGATTCCCTTAATAAAATTATAGATATAAGATCTAATAATGCATGGTATGTTCCGAAGGTTAGAGATCCTGCTCCTAACAACATTATGGATTATTTTAATAAAAATAAAGGAGGAGGAATTAACTTTTTAAATAGATTCCTTCTTCCTGCAGATAAAGAAATAAAAATTCGTAAGGTAGGTGTACTTACAGTTGGTCCAGTTATACCTGTAGATAAAAATGGAAAAGATATAAAGAAATGA
- the ccoG gene encoding cytochrome c oxidase accessory protein CcoG translates to MSAESNNIKSLEIENEDFRNSVGTMDETGKRKWIFPRKPKGKYTNYRNYTSYLLLALFFGLPFVTINNNPFLLINVIDRKFFILGQPFYLQDFFILALGAVTSVIFVMLFTVVFGRIFCGWLCPQTLFMEMVFRKIEYWIEGDRNKQMKLDRQEWDAEKIRKRLTKWSVFLLISLIISHFMFMYIVGYKEVFRIMSEGPAGNSLKFTVMIFFTMTFYFVFAWLREQVCTLVCPYGRLQGVLIDKQTINVYYDFKRGEGRAKWRNNEDRKAAGKGDCIDCNQCVVVCPTGIDIRNGQQLECVNCTACIDACDEVMDKVGLPKGLVRYATEAEIENQDKFRFTPRMKATTVILALLIGFLGFLMYDRGSMEAKFIKPAGSTFFVKDGKITNTFIYTLLNKSNEKKTLFIKVITPNHAEITYFGSEKIILKGDQILKGNINISFPEEEIKFSKQNMVIGVFDEKGSLVDSFETTFEGPFKLAL, encoded by the coding sequence ATGAGCGCAGAGTCTAACAATATCAAGTCTTTGGAAATTGAAAATGAAGATTTCAGAAATTCAGTGGGAACTATGGATGAAACCGGGAAAAGGAAATGGATTTTCCCCAGAAAGCCCAAAGGAAAATATACCAATTACAGAAATTATACAAGTTATCTTCTTCTTGCTTTATTTTTCGGATTACCTTTTGTAACTATCAATAATAATCCTTTTCTTCTCATTAATGTTATCGACAGGAAATTCTTTATTCTGGGACAGCCTTTTTATCTTCAGGATTTTTTCATTCTTGCTTTGGGAGCGGTAACCTCTGTGATTTTTGTGATGCTGTTTACCGTAGTTTTCGGAAGAATATTCTGCGGCTGGCTATGCCCTCAGACGCTTTTCATGGAAATGGTTTTCCGAAAAATTGAATACTGGATTGAAGGAGACCGGAATAAACAAATGAAGCTCGACAGACAGGAATGGGATGCTGAAAAAATCCGGAAAAGACTGACGAAATGGTCTGTTTTTCTTTTAATTTCATTAATCATCTCCCACTTCATGTTCATGTATATTGTAGGATATAAAGAGGTTTTCCGTATTATGAGTGAAGGTCCCGCTGGAAACTCACTGAAATTTACGGTCATGATATTTTTCACCATGACATTTTATTTTGTTTTTGCATGGCTTCGTGAGCAGGTCTGTACGCTGGTTTGCCCATACGGAAGACTTCAGGGTGTACTGATTGACAAGCAGACCATCAATGTATATTATGATTTTAAAAGAGGAGAAGGGCGTGCAAAATGGAGAAACAATGAAGACCGAAAAGCTGCCGGAAAAGGAGATTGCATCGACTGTAACCAATGTGTGGTAGTATGTCCTACGGGAATTGATATCAGAAACGGACAGCAGCTGGAATGTGTAAACTGTACAGCATGTATTGACGCATGTGATGAAGTAATGGACAAGGTGGGCTTACCTAAAGGACTTGTTCGCTATGCTACGGAAGCCGAAATTGAAAATCAGGATAAATTCCGGTTTACTCCAAGAATGAAAGCTACAACCGTTATTCTGGCATTACTCATCGGATTTCTTGGATTTTTAATGTATGATCGTGGTTCTATGGAAGCAAAATTCATCAAACCAGCCGGCTCTACTTTTTTTGTTAAAGACGGTAAAATCACCAATACTTTTATTTATACTCTTTTAAATAAATCAAATGAAAAGAAAACCCTTTTCATTAAAGTGATCACTCCTAACCATGCTGAAATTACCTATTTCGGTTCCGAAAAAATCATCTTAAAAGGTGACCAGATCCTGAAAGGAAACATCAACATTTCCTTCCCTGAGGAAGAGATTAAATTTTCAAAACAAAATATGGTCATTGGAGTTTTTGATGAAAAAGGATCACTGGTAGATTCTTTTGAAACGACTTTTGAAGGACCATTTAAGTTAGCTTTGTAG
- a CDS encoding SMP-30/gluconolactonase/LRE family protein produces the protein MKNIFKISMIGLVFALVNCQSVNYSKMFYEGVQPEMVSDKFSFTEGPSADQEGNVYFTDQPNDKIYYWDWKSNKVIEFLDKTGRANGTHFDKDGYLITCSDDQGEIWKISKDKKVEVLLKGFEGKRLNGPNDVWNDDTGGMYFTDPLYEREYWTGFKQEIEHKSLYYRDKTGKVTKLDTFTQPNGIVGSEKLKKLYISDIDAGKTYVYDILGDGKLSEKKLFCEMGSDGMELDKHGNLYLTGDGVYVFNRLGKKIYHISIPEKWTSNVAFGGKNNNVLFITASKSVYTFPTRVRGIK, from the coding sequence ATGAAGAATATCTTTAAAATAAGCATGATTGGTTTGGTTTTCGCATTGGTAAACTGTCAATCAGTAAATTATAGTAAAATGTTTTATGAAGGAGTACAGCCGGAAATGGTTTCCGACAAGTTCAGTTTCACGGAAGGACCATCAGCAGATCAGGAAGGGAATGTTTACTTTACAGATCAGCCGAACGATAAGATTTATTATTGGGACTGGAAAAGCAATAAGGTCATAGAGTTTTTAGATAAGACTGGAAGGGCAAACGGAACACATTTCGATAAAGACGGATATTTGATTACCTGTTCTGACGATCAGGGAGAGATCTGGAAAATTTCAAAGGATAAAAAAGTAGAAGTTCTGCTTAAAGGCTTTGAAGGGAAAAGGCTGAACGGACCTAATGATGTCTGGAATGATGACACCGGAGGGATGTATTTTACAGATCCTTTGTATGAGAGAGAATACTGGACAGGTTTTAAACAGGAAATTGAGCATAAAAGCCTTTATTACAGAGATAAAACAGGAAAAGTGACTAAACTTGATACTTTCACTCAGCCTAACGGAATTGTAGGAAGTGAAAAATTAAAGAAATTATATATTTCGGATATTGATGCCGGGAAAACCTATGTGTATGACATATTGGGCGACGGAAAATTGTCTGAGAAAAAGTTATTCTGCGAAATGGGCTCAGACGGAATGGAGCTGGATAAGCACGGAAATCTTTATTTAACAGGAGATGGAGTGTATGTTTTTAATCGTTTGGGAAAGAAAATTTATCATATTTCTATCCCTGAAAAGTGGACATCCAATGTTGCTTTTGGCGGAAAAAACAATAATGTACTTTTCATTACAGCTTCTAAATCTGTGTATACTTTCCCTACAAGGGTAAGAGGGATCAAATAA
- a CDS encoding MerR family transcriptional regulator, protein MKINLPDKLYYSIGEVAKAFDVNTSLIRYWEQEFPIIKPKKNRKGNRYFTPEDIKNLQMIYHLVKEKGYTLDGARIALTTNSKISETITLIDRLEFVKAELIKLKESLGERDGE, encoded by the coding sequence ATGAAAATAAATTTACCTGATAAACTGTATTATTCTATAGGAGAAGTAGCCAAAGCATTCGATGTAAATACTTCATTAATACGCTACTGGGAACAGGAATTCCCTATTATCAAGCCTAAAAAGAACAGAAAAGGTAACCGATATTTCACTCCTGAAGATATCAAAAACCTTCAGATGATCTACCACCTGGTAAAAGAAAAGGGATATACCCTGGACGGAGCCCGTATCGCTTTGACCACCAACAGTAAAATTTCCGAAACAATTACCCTCATCGACCGACTGGAATTTGTAAAAGCTGAACTCATCAAGCTAAAAGAATCTTTAGGAGAAAGAGATGGCGAATAA